In Candidatus Lernaella stagnicola, the genomic window CTCACGCAGCCCCAAATCGCCCAGCGACCTTAGGCAGTTCGCCTCCCCCAAACGATGCCCGATCGCACGAAAAAGCGGCAGCGCCGAATCATACGAGGCTCGCGCCCCCGACAAATCGTCCTCACGCCGCGCCAAATCGCCCAGCGACCAAAGGCAGTTCGCCTGCGCGAGCGCATCACGTACTGCGTCCGCGTCCCGCTTTCCGGCAACCAAAAACCCGCGGCGCTCGGCAGGCAACCACGTAAGATTCGCCCACTGGGAGAATCCCGCCGCGAACCGCCCGGGCGCCGATTGCGTTGCACCCTGTTCCACGGTGACCCAACCGCCTGCCTCGATACGCAGCGCCGTTTTCCGCAAGTTCTCAGCTTCCATTTGCGCTTTTTTCATCGCCACATCGGCGTTTCGACCCGTGTCTTCATCCATTTCGAAAAGCAAACCGAGCATGGTCAACCAAAACCGCCGCGCATATTTCTTTTCGTCGTACTCGGCATCGGCTTTTCCGATCACCTCGCGCATAAGGGTGTGCAGGCGCACGCGCCGCAATTCGCCCCGCCGCTCCTGGATAACGACCCGCTGAAAGATAAGGCGGTCCAACATCGGCCAAGCTTCGTTTTCGTCGTTTCCCGACACCGCGATGACGTGGTCGCATCGCCCGCCGCTTTGCGGGTGAAACTCCCGTACCGCCCGCAGCAAATTCCGCGCGATGGCATTGTTTTCGAAATCTTTAAGGCTGAGGTACAACACGGCATCGACGATCCGCCGGTTACGCGCGTCTCGTTCCGATACGCCGCTCGTGTCGCCCGTACCAGCGGGCCGTAACGCCGCGCTGAGGCTTTCTTCCAAGCGCGAGGTCAAATCGTCGATCGCGTTATCAAAGCCGTCGATTGGTCCGCGAACCTTGATGTGACCGACGAGCACTTCCAGAGCTAGCGGCAGGCATTCGACTTTATCGGTGGCTATTGCCAGAAGTTTGTCGCGGTGCGCTTCGAACAGTTTGCCGAGTCGATCGGCGAAAAAGCGTTCCGTTTCAGCCACCGTGAAGGCCGCGACTTCGACCATTTCCGGCGGATGAACGGCTCCCGCGAACAGCGCCCGGTCGCGAGTGGTGATAATGGTTTGCCAACCGGAACCCTTTTGCGGCAGCAGCGCTTCGATTTGCGCGTACTTGTCGACGTTGTCCAACACCAAGAGGCCCGACGAGGCGGCCAGTAGCGCTTGGGCGTGATTTCGCAGCGCCAACTCCCACACCTGCCTGCCGGCTTTGGCTTCGACCTCGGGCGGCTTGCCGTCCAGGGCGATAATCAACGCCGTCAACGCCGCCGCCGGTTTGAAAAGTTCGTCGAGTCGCAGGAAGACGACGTTCTCGTATTTGTCTTCGCACGACAGCGCGAATTCCTGGGCGAGGTACGATTTCCCCACGCCGCCCATGCCTTCCAGGCTGACGCCGGTGATCCCCACGGCGGCGCCGTTCTCCAAAACCGATGCGATTTCTTCAAGCTTGCCGTCGCGCTCGATGTACCCTTCCGGCTCGGGAACGTCGGCGACGTTCTGCCAGATCAAATTGTCGACACGCTTGAGGGCCTTCTCCAACTTTTCGATTCGGCTCTGGTTTTTCTCGCCGTCTTTTCTCAGTTCGGCCAGGCTATGCCGCAAAATCCGCGAGAGGTCATACAAACCGATGTTGATCAGGTCCTGCTCTGTAGCTACGCGGTTTCGGGGTAGGAGATCGACGAGCTTGCGCGCTGCGTCGAGGGCCCTTCCCGCCAGCCCGAAAGTCGCCAAATCCGCCGCCGCCGCGACCACGTCGATTTGCGCGCTGAGTGACTCGACGAGTGTGCGACGGATGGTCTCATCCGCGCCGTGCAAAACCGCGTCGATGGCCTCCGCGACCATTTCGTATAGCCTGTCCACGTCGAGCAGTCTTGGATCCGTCATCAATCATTCCTGGGTTGAAGGAAGTTGCCGGCAGGGTATCACGTTTGGAAGAAAACGAAACCGCGTGGGATACTTGATTGAACGGATAATTTTATCCTACGTCGGCAATTCCTCGTCGACGGCGGCGAAGATGGCGACGGCGCGTTCGGGCGGAAAGCCCGGCGCAAAGCACCCGACCGTCAGCGTCATGGAATCGCCGTACCCCGACAGCCCCACCGCCAGGCCGGGCGGCCGCGCCGCCGGCACGACCAGTTCGGCGCCGCGCACCTTGGGGCTTCCAAACTCCAACGCCGCTTCTTCGATGGGCCCCAGGTTCGTCAACACGGGACACATGTTTTCGGAGCGAACGAGGTGCGAAAAGATTTTGCGATTCATCCAAAACTTAATACCGAACGGATACGGCGCGGCCAGCGCGGTGCCGATCGCCACGAAACTAAGCCCGAGATAGTGTTTCTTGACCTCGTCGACATCCGCTTTGACGCGGCGCAGGGTCTCGGCGAAATCGGCGCCGACGCCGGTGGGAAGTTGCGGCCAGAAAAAACCGCTGATGTTGCAGATGCCTTCGCCCCGCCCGCCGGGCATGTAGCGGCGCAGGTCGGCGGTGCAGGCCAGGCGCAGCATCGCGCCGTTGGGGTTCCCGGCTTCCCGAACCAGCGCGCGAAACATCGCCGCGACGACCATGTCGTTGAGCGTGGCGTCGACTTGCTTTGCGTACGTGCGCAGCGCCCGCAGCCGCTCCGGCCCGAAACGGTGAAAGACGAAGCGGTAATGTTCTCCCGATTCGGTTCCCGCCGGGAATTGCACGGTGGCAAAAGGCTTGTTGCTGCGCCTGACGTCCCGCACGAATTGGGCGAAGATACCCGGCAGCCGCCACGGCGCAAAAAGTTTGACCACTTGCCAGAGGCCGCGCGAACCGCGATTGATCGGCGGCCGATAGTCGGGCTCGTCGCCCAAGCGGCGGTAGATGTCGGCGATTCGGTACCCGACTTCCTTCGTGCCGCCCGCATCGGCCATCGCGTGGTTCACCTTGATCGCCAGCCGGTCACCCGCCGGCAGCGCCACGTGCAGCACGCGAATCTGCGGCCCGGTTTCGGCCACCAAGGGTTCGGCCAGGAACGAGTCGATATCCGTTTCGTCGCGGCTCTCCCGCAGCCAGTCGCCCCGGTCGAGCACGGCGTCGGGCAGCCGCCCCCAATAGGGGAACGCCCAGCGCCGTACGAAGCGGCAACCCAACACCGGCTCGGCGTCCATCGCCAGGCGCGCGGCGCGTCGCAAGCGGTCGTGATCCAGCGCCCCGGCAAATTCCACCAGCAAGTGAATCTGCGCGACGAAAATTCCGTCCATGCTGTAATTCCACGCGTCCGGACCTTCCACACGCAGCCGTTGCGGTATCGAATTCATCGGCCGTCCTCCGCCAACTCGCCGTAGATGTCCGAGATCAACCCGAACGATAGCTTTTCGGTCTCGCGGTCGTGTGTCAGCAGCCCTTTGAGGTTCATGCCCACGACCGGGTGCGGATTGCCCGTCGTCGGGTTCCACTCCATGCGGAAATCCGCCAGCACCCACGGCATCGTCCCCGAAAGGTAATCGCGGGCCAGCAATTGGTTCATCTGTTGTTCAAGGAACCAAGCCTGAAACTCCTCGCTGTAACTGTGGTCGGTCAGCGATTCGCGACCCGGCTCCTGCCCCTCCGGCAAATGACGGCCCGCCAAAGCCCCGGCGCCGAACTCGGTGGCGACGATCGGCTTGTCGGGAAAGAGGCGATGTATGGTGTCCATGCACTGCCCCGCCCCCGGGCTGACCTTACCCATGTACCAGCCGTAGTACTGGTTGACGCCCATGATGTCGACGTGCTCCAGCGTGAAATTGATCGGCACCTCGCACGTCTCGTTGGCGACCACGACGATCGTCGGACGCCACGGATCGAAACGCTTGGCCTGCGCGTTCATGTGGCTGGTCAGCACGCCGGAAGTCGGCCAGTAGCTACCGTTCTCGTTGCCCAGCGACCACGCGAGAATCGCCGGGTTGTTTTTGTCGCGCTCGATGACCTCCGCCATCTGCTGCGCGGCGACAGCCAACAAGTGCTCGTCCTGCATCTGCCCGAACTGCAATTGGTAGACCGGCGTTTCCTCGATGATCGTAATACCCGCCTCGAGCAGCGCGTCGAGCAAACGCTCGTCCACCGGGTAGTGGCCCGGCCGCGTGTGGTTCACGTGCAGTTGCCGCATGCGCTCCACGTCGCGCGCCACGGTTTGTGCGCTCTCCACCGGCCCGGAAGCCGCGTGGTCTGAATGACGATTGATGCCGCGCCAGAAATCGCGCCGGCCGTTGAGCATGATGCGGTTGCCGTCCACGCGCAGGTCGCGATACCCGAAGCGCACGCTTGCCTCGTCACCGCCCGCGTCGCGCACCGTGAGCACATACAGGTTGTCCGGCGCTTCGCGCGACCAAACTCGCGGCGCGTCGGTCGCCAACTTAAAGCGAAACATGTGCACGCCCGCGTAGGGCAAGGTGAGGCGTCGCGTACCGGAGGTCGTCACACCGTCCGGCCCGGCGAGTTCGAATTCGACGACCGTGCCGCCGCCGAAGCCGCCGTGGCGCACGCCCAAAGTCAGTTCCACGCCGCCCGCCGCCGACACGAAGCGCGGTTCGATTTTGAACAGCCAGTTCACGGGCAGCGTGTGTAACGATACCGGCCGCGTTATGCCGCCGAAGGGCCACCAGCCGTGCGAGCCGGGGTGGAAATACGTGTCGACCGGTATGGAGCCCCACGTGATGCGGTTGTCGGCGCGCACGACGACGACGTTGCCGGTTCGCTGCAGCAGGCCGATCGCCGGCGCGAATACGGGCGTGTACCCGCCGTGATGGAAGACGACTTCCGTTCCGTTCACATAGACCTGCGAGCGCAAGAAGATCGCCCCGAAGCGCAGGAACATGCTTTCCATCTCGGCGTCGGAAACTCCGGCGGGCACGTCGAAGGAACGCGCGTACCATCCCACGCCCTTGTAATCGAGCAGTTCCGGGATCTCGGTGGAGAAACTACCCGGCACCGCGATCTCGACCCACGCGCCACGGTCGTAGCTTTCGTCGAACCACTGCGCGTTTTGACCCACGTCGTCCGGGTCCGTCGCGAAAAGCCACGTCCCATCCAACGACATCACGTCCGTATCGTCGGCGGTGCGATGGGTCGGCACCGGCAATCCCCCGACTTGCACGTAGGGCACGTCTCCTTCGGGTAGCGCCGCATGTCGGCGATCGACATCCGGCATGTCGGACGCGTCGTTGTTGTCGTCATCGTCGCCATTCGGAGAGTTGTCGTCGATGTCATCATCGTCCGCGGCGCAGGCGAAACCGAGAAACGCGACGAACGCGATCAGCCCCGCAATGGCATGCCAAGAAACAGACGAACGTACAAACATCATACAAACCCCACCGTGTCAGCCGTGGTGCAAAACGTACCGGGCGCTTCGGCCCACTGTCAACGCTTCACCCCCGGTTTGCGGTTTCAACATTTTATGTTAAGTTTTCCTGCGTTGAATGAGAATGAATTGGCCTTCAATTCTGAATTCCGCGGCTTCTGCGGATTGCATGGCAAAGGTGTCACGTTGAAAAGTCTATCTCTCCCCTTGTCGTTTTTGTGCCTTTTATTCCTTTTATGTATCGTGCCTGCGTGCGCCGATGACGATGCGGACGATGCCGAGCCGCCCGATTACGACGAGTGGATCGCGCAGGGCAAACATTATCTCATCGACAATGACGCGGAACACGCGGCCCGCGCTTTCAACGAAGCCTTGGAGTTGCAGCCCGACTCCGTCGACGCCAAATTCGGTTTGGTGCTCGCCGGGCCCATGCGCCTGCTTAATTTTGTCGATCAGATCCTCAGCACGATCACCAACATCACCTTCGACAACGATTGGCAGAAACAACAAACCGAACGCGACTACAACGAAGAAAACACGCACCCCATTCATCTTTATCTCGTCGAGAAACTCGGTTACGTCGTCTGGGACGGCGAGGCGGCATACGCCGATCTCTTGACCGAGACGAACCTGCAATTCCAACTCGACGAGTTGACCCTCTCCATCGATGAAGCGCCGCTGTTGAGCTTCGGCGGCGAGTTCGACGAAGCCGACCTGCACTTTTTCGCCGCGCTCAATTCGGCGCTCAACGGCGTGATCCACATCCTATTGGCCCACAACCTTTCCTTCGACTACACGGCCATCGGCGTCCCGCTCAGCGATGAAGAAATGCACATCATCGAAACGATCGATATGATCATCGGCCTGCTCGACGGCTTGCTCGCCAGCGAGACATTCCCCGATTTCATGTATCTGCTGGAGGAAGGCGGCGTCGAAAATATGCAGGAGGCAGGCTGCGCGCTCGGGCACACGTTTACCCGCTTAGATGAAATGCTCGCGGCCCTCGCTGCGGAAACCGACGACCAAAGTGACGACCAGATCCGCTTCGACGATCTAAACGGGAACGGTCACTTCGATCTCGGTGTTGACGATCTGTTGCTTGGCGACGTCGTGCTGGATGCGGAACTCGCCGTGGAACTCGAAACCCTCGCCGTGAATTACAGCGCGGCTTTTTACGAGGGCACACCGCACGACGTCAATTCGCAGACTATCGAAACGTTGCACCTGGCCGACCTCAACGGCCTGCTCACGGCTCTGGGCCTCTTCCCGCTGGAACTCGGCCCGCTCACCCTCAACGGCCTGCCCGACTTGGGCGGATTGCCGGTCGGCCCCTTCTTTGCCGACCCGGCGCCGGATGCCGTCCGCGGCGCGTTGCAGTTCCTGGTAACCCTATGGACCGATCCAGGTTCCTTGTTCGATTAACACGGCCACTTCTGATCAAGCGTGTTGATGACGACAACAGTGGCCAAGCGAAGGATAGACAAACGTTTCAAAGCCCGGAAAAACACCGACGGGCCGGGCCGCGATACCGAACGATCACAGCGCGATGGACGAATCCGCCTCGACCGCTGAATTTGCAAGCCGTCGGTGAAACATCAACGCAGCGGACTATTTGCCTGCTTTCGTAAAGAGAGGAGCGAGCCCTGAAGACTGCAACGCCCTTCCACCATCGTCGGAGATGGCTTCTGTGGGGATTCGTCGCCGTGGCGCTCATGGTTGCTTCTTCGTTCTGGTTGATCTCGTGCGATTACTTCTTGTACGAATCCTCCCAGCCGCCCTATTACGAAACCTACACCGTGACCGGCACGTCCTACGAACGCGGATTTCAGCACGGTGAACATTTCGCAAGCAAAATCCGTTCGATGTACACGCGCTTGCTGTCAACATCGATATTTCCCTACCTGAACCGCGAGCGGGCCGACGTGGCCAGCGTGATGCTTCGGTATCAGGACGAGGAAATTTACGGCGACGGCAAGTTCTCCTATCAGATGATGCTCGAATCCGGATGGGACCTGTTGGAGTACATCCCCGACGAATACATCGAAGAAATGCAGGGCATCGCCGACGGCGCCAACCTGCCCTTCGAACAGATACTCGTCATGAATACCTTCTTCGACACGTTGATGGGGTTCCGTTCGATCACCTTCTTCATCAAGCTGCAGCAGTCCCCCTCACTACTCAGTGTGGAAGTTGTCGGCACCGACAGTGACGGCTGCGATAATGATGGCGACGGCGAGATCGACGAAACGCATGAAGGCTTGATGGATCCCTACGAACCACACTCATTCGCCGCCATGGTCGAAATCCCCACCGATGCCGTTTTCCGCTTCGTCATCGACGACGACCGACCCGGCGTCGACGCGGAATCCGTTCGCGTTCAATACGGCGAAACCGTCTATACCACCGACGACTCCAACATCGAAGTCGTGCCCTACGCGCGCGACGGCAAAACCGTCATGGCGACTTTCACGCCGCCCGGTGACATGGAGCCCGGAACTGCCATCTCGCTGATGCTGCAAGCGACCGACCTGCAAAAGTTCGTCCGCACGCCGCCGCACCATCCGCGGTCGATGCGCGACGAGCGCCTCACCTTCACTACTGCCGGCTACGGCAAAATGCCTTGGCAGGTGCCCAACCAAGGTGTGGACGACGGCCGTTCGCAACCGCCCGCCTTGGGCTTTGCGGTGCGTGGCTCTGCCACGAAAAACGATGAAATGATTCTCGCCCACAACTTCGCGATGCTCGATAGCGACATCGCCCACAAGCACCCGGTGCTCATCATGCACGTGCCCGACAACGGCCGCGCTTTCGTGGCCGCGGGCTATCCGGGCATCGTGTGGGGCTTCTCCGGCATGAACGAAGACGGCCTCTCCTACCTCTACAACTCCTCCGATACGCTCAGCAACTCGTTCACCGCCTCCTTCAATGAAGGCTTGATTTTCGGTCGCTTGAAACCGGCCGGCGTACCCATTGGCATCATGGGCCGCGAAATGCTGCGCACCTCCGAGAACGTCGAGGACGCCGTGGATTACTTGTCGGACAAAATGCCGACCTTCGGCTGGAACTTCTTGCTCGCCGATGCGCAGGGCCAGTTCTCCGTGGTGGAAACGGAGGGCAATATCACCGATAAACCCGAGGGCGGCGTTTTCGCCTACGGAGCGGACCCGAACGATCCCGCCAACCTCGACCAGTACGGACAAATGCTGGCCAGCGTCGGCCCCGACGACTTGTTCACCACCTCGCACTTCCAGAAAAACCTCGACGAGATCGGCTACTCGGTGATCAATTTCACGATCCAGTCCCAGCGCTATTGGAGCAGCTTCTACCTGCGCTCGGTGCGCGCGTTCTGGAATCTCGCCGACGCTCTCGATGAAAATTACGGCGATATCGACGCAGAGCGCGCCAAGCAGCTTCTCGCCCTCCGTTTTCTCGAAGATCAACGCGACGGCATGTTCTCGGTCGTCATGGAACCCGATAGCCTGCGCGTGCACGTCGCCGCCGGCCGTGTCCCCTGCACCACCGCCGGGTTCAAGGAGTTCAATTTCGGCGAGGAACTAGCCGAAATACGGAAAGGAACCAAACCATGAGGGCCGCGGGATTTGTCGCGGTCTTGTTGCTCCTTTGCCTGCCGCTGAATGCGGCCGCCGGGTTTACCGAAACCTTGCCGAAAAGCACGTGGATGCTTGACGTCTTCTATTTCATCTCCGTGGTCGAGGACAAATGGAATAAGGATGGCGAATTGGTCCCGCTGATCGAGGAAATGGTGCGACACGAACCGGGCGCCGGCAAACAAGGTATCCTGAAACCCGCCGCGCACGCCGAACTGCAAATCCTCGGCTTCCTCGTTCAATACGGCATCACCGACACATGGTCGCTGGGCTTCGGCCTCCCGATCATGGTGGTCGCCGAAGTTGACCCCCGTTTCGGATGGGAGGAAGGTGACTATCAGTGGAACCTCGGCCGCTCCTATACCGAAAGCGATTTCTGGGAGTGGGCCGGTTCCATGGGCCAGCCCAAGCCGGGGGCATGGCGCGGTAACGAATGGACGCCCGGCGATATCCAGGTCGGTACGCGCTGGCGCTTCACCGACGGCTTCACGAGTTTCCGCCGCGCCGGTTGGGCCATGGCGCTGACCGGCCTCGTGGTCATCCCCACCGGCACACAACCCGAGCCGGAAGATGTTGTCACCTCCGGCACCACGTCCTGGGATCTGCATTCCAACGGCGATCTCGGCCTGCACTTCGGCGTCGATAAGTTCTTCCCGGACAAGCTCGACAGCCGCCTCGTGTTGGGCGTCGACCTTTTCCACGAGGTCTTTCTACCCAAAACCTACGAATCGCCCACCGGCGAAAAGAACCCGCTGATGCTCACGTACGCGCCCTACACCGGCAAGCACTACACGATCGACGGCGGCGACTGGACCGGTGCGTCGTTCCAAGTGGATGTTGTGCCCATCAGGGGGCCCGCGCTGGGCACGTGGTTGGTTAAGGGCGACGCGACCAAGGCCGAGGCGCTGCCGCCGCTGGTCACCCTCAGCTTTCGTTACACCTTCATCCAGTTGCAGCAATCCGACTGGGATTCCGAATCCGACGTCTGGGATTACGAACGCGAAGAGGAGTGGAAGCCCGGCTACAAGAACATGTTGTGGGGCCAAGCGACGCTCAGCCTTTTGCGTCTCGGCGTGCCGCTCATGCCTTACGTGAATTATCGCAACCTGACCTGGCTGCCAAGCAAATGTGCCCGCGCGCCGAACGTGTACGGCATGGGCACGCGCGTCCTGCTCAAATTCTGGTAAGCCTCCGCGAGTGACCAACGGCCGTCGCCCTTGTGGCGGCGGCTTTTGTTTTCCGGTACGGTTATCTTATTCGTACGGGTTGGCTCGGCACCAAACGCTGTCGACCCGCCGAAAGGGATAGCCATGGGAAAAATTATTCTGTTCGGCAAACGACTTCCGTCAATCGATGCCCAAAAAATCTCGCCGGAACCAGACTGGAAACAATGCGACCCCGCCTTCATCCGCAAAGCGCTGCGGCACGCGCTCCAACGCCCCAGCGGCGGGTGGTACGTAGTCGATGACGCCGTCGCGATCGGCACGCAACCCAAGTCGTACGAAATCGACGGGCGCGAACTCGTCGCCTTCCGCTGTAACGGTCGCATCGTCATCGGCCAAAACTCCTGCCCCCACCTCGGCGGGCCGCTGGCCGGCGGACGAATCCGCGACGGCAAGCTCGTCTGCCCGTGGCACGGCCTGGAAATCGACCCCGAAACCGGCCATGACCACTGGCAGGCGTTTCCCGTGTACGACGACGGCCTGCTCGTGTGGGTGCAGATGGGGTCGAAAGACGAGGCCACGCCCAAACCCATCCTGGCGCCGCGGCCCGACCCCAACCGCTCCATCGCCGCCATCATTCGCCGTGAAGCGGCCTGCGAGCCGGACGACGTTATCGCCAACCGCCTCGACCCCTGGCACGGTCACCACTACCATCCGCACACCTTCGCGTCGCTGGTTGTCACCGATGTCTCGATTGAAAGGCTCACGCTGCGAGTGGCGTATCGCGTCCTTGGCCCCTTCTGTGTAGAGGTCGACGCTACCTTCCATTCACCCGAACCCCGCACCATCGTGATGACCATCGTCGCCGGCGAAGGCCTCGGCTCGCTCGTCGAAACACACGCCACCCCCATCGCCCCCGGCCGCAGCGTCGTGACCGAAGCCACAATCGCCACATCCGAAAGACCGGAATTCCGCTTTGCCCTCAAAATGGGTTCGTTGATCCGACCGCTAATGAAAAAAGCCGCCCATCGCTTGTGGTTGGAGGACGCGGCGTATACCGAACGCGCTTACGCGCTGCGCACTAAGAGTCGGCGTTCGCGAAAAGACCGCGCCTAGAAATC contains:
- a CDS encoding NB-ARC domain-containing protein, which encodes MTDPRLLDVDRLYEMVAEAIDAVLHGADETIRRTLVESLSAQIDVVAAAADLATFGLAGRALDAARKLVDLLPRNRVATEQDLINIGLYDLSRILRHSLAELRKDGEKNQSRIEKLEKALKRVDNLIWQNVADVPEPEGYIERDGKLEEIASVLENGAAVGITGVSLEGMGGVGKSYLAQEFALSCEDKYENVVFLRLDELFKPAAALTALIIALDGKPPEVEAKAGRQVWELALRNHAQALLAASSGLLVLDNVDKYAQIEALLPQKGSGWQTIITTRDRALFAGAVHPPEMVEVAAFTVAETERFFADRLGKLFEAHRDKLLAIATDKVECLPLALEVLVGHIKVRGPIDGFDNAIDDLTSRLEESLSAALRPAGTGDTSGVSERDARNRRIVDAVLYLSLKDFENNAIARNLLRAVREFHPQSGGRCDHVIAVSGNDENEAWPMLDRLIFQRVVIQERRGELRRVRLHTLMREVIGKADAEYDEKKYARRFWLTMLGLLFEMDEDTGRNADVAMKKAQMEAENLRKTALRIEAGGWVTVEQGATQSAPGRFAAGFSQWANLTWLPAERRGFLVAGKRDADAVRDALAQANCLWSLGDLARREDDLSGARASYDSALPLFRAIGHRLGEANCLRSLGDLGLRE
- a CDS encoding glycoside hydrolase family 2 TIM barrel-domain containing protein, with the protein product MMFVRSSVSWHAIAGLIAFVAFLGFACAADDDDIDDNSPNGDDDDNNDASDMPDVDRRHAALPEGDVPYVQVGGLPVPTHRTADDTDVMSLDGTWLFATDPDDVGQNAQWFDESYDRGAWVEIAVPGSFSTEIPELLDYKGVGWYARSFDVPAGVSDAEMESMFLRFGAIFLRSQVYVNGTEVVFHHGGYTPVFAPAIGLLQRTGNVVVVRADNRITWGSIPVDTYFHPGSHGWWPFGGITRPVSLHTLPVNWLFKIEPRFVSAAGGVELTLGVRHGGFGGGTVVEFELAGPDGVTTSGTRRLTLPYAGVHMFRFKLATDAPRVWSREAPDNLYVLTVRDAGGDEASVRFGYRDLRVDGNRIMLNGRRDFWRGINRHSDHAASGPVESAQTVARDVERMRQLHVNHTRPGHYPVDERLLDALLEAGITIIEETPVYQLQFGQMQDEHLLAVAAQQMAEVIERDKNNPAILAWSLGNENGSYWPTSGVLTSHMNAQAKRFDPWRPTIVVVANETCEVPINFTLEHVDIMGVNQYYGWYMGKVSPGAGQCMDTIHRLFPDKPIVATEFGAGALAGRHLPEGQEPGRESLTDHSYSEEFQAWFLEQQMNQLLARDYLSGTMPWVLADFRMEWNPTTGNPHPVVGMNLKGLLTHDRETEKLSFGLISDIYGELAEDGR
- a CDS encoding carcinine hydrolase/isopenicillin-N N-acyltransferase family protein encodes the protein MVASSFWLISCDYFLYESSQPPYYETYTVTGTSYERGFQHGEHFASKIRSMYTRLLSTSIFPYLNRERADVASVMLRYQDEEIYGDGKFSYQMMLESGWDLLEYIPDEYIEEMQGIADGANLPFEQILVMNTFFDTLMGFRSITFFIKLQQSPSLLSVEVVGTDSDGCDNDGDGEIDETHEGLMDPYEPHSFAAMVEIPTDAVFRFVIDDDRPGVDAESVRVQYGETVYTTDDSNIEVVPYARDGKTVMATFTPPGDMEPGTAISLMLQATDLQKFVRTPPHHPRSMRDERLTFTTAGYGKMPWQVPNQGVDDGRSQPPALGFAVRGSATKNDEMILAHNFAMLDSDIAHKHPVLIMHVPDNGRAFVAAGYPGIVWGFSGMNEDGLSYLYNSSDTLSNSFTASFNEGLIFGRLKPAGVPIGIMGREMLRTSENVEDAVDYLSDKMPTFGWNFLLADAQGQFSVVETEGNITDKPEGGVFAYGADPNDPANLDQYGQMLASVGPDDLFTTSHFQKNLDEIGYSVINFTIQSQRYWSSFYLRSVRAFWNLADALDENYGDIDAERAKQLLALRFLEDQRDGMFSVVMEPDSLRVHVAAGRVPCTTAGFKEFNFGEELAEIRKGTKP
- a CDS encoding DUF5914 domain-containing protein, yielding MGKIILFGKRLPSIDAQKISPEPDWKQCDPAFIRKALRHALQRPSGGWYVVDDAVAIGTQPKSYEIDGRELVAFRCNGRIVIGQNSCPHLGGPLAGGRIRDGKLVCPWHGLEIDPETGHDHWQAFPVYDDGLLVWVQMGSKDEATPKPILAPRPDPNRSIAAIIRREAACEPDDVIANRLDPWHGHHYHPHTFASLVVTDVSIERLTLRVAYRVLGPFCVEVDATFHSPEPRTIVMTIVAGEGLGSLVETHATPIAPGRSVVTEATIATSERPEFRFALKMGSLIRPLMKKAAHRLWLEDAAYTERAYALRTKSRRSRKDRA